CCCATTCTTGTGTCAAAGCGTCGGACTCGATAACCTGATCGATACCCTTGACGTGAATCTGTCCGTTCTGACTTTTGCGCTTTAATTTTTGCCGATACCTCAGCTTCCATCAATTGCTCACAAAGCCATTGAAGCATGGACAACATGGGGTCTTGTTCAGACATAAACTGGAGTAGCATTTGTTCGAAAGATAAGGTAGAATTCTGGTAAGCCATCGGTTTCAACTCCTTTTGGTTTGCTGGACACTTACCTATTCGGAGTGACCGATGGCTTTTCCTCTTTCTATTTTGCGAACTTTATTATACGTCATCTCCGAGCATTTTTAAAAATTTTTGTACATGACAATTACGGTTTCTTAACATTGAAAAATTTCTTCAACTACTCGTCTTGTAGCATTCCCATCTTCCAAATAGCAAAATTTTTGATAAAATCTGTCAAATGATTCGGGTGA
This sequence is a window from Caldibacillus debilis DSM 16016. Protein-coding genes within it:
- a CDS encoding transposase, whose amino-acid sequence is MAYQNSTLSFEQMLLQFMSEQDPMLSMLQWLCEQLMEAEVSAKIKAQKSERTDSRQGYRSGYRVRRFDTRMG